A portion of the Novosphingobium sp. KA1 genome contains these proteins:
- a CDS encoding adenosylcobinamide-GDP ribazoletransferase — protein sequence MRRIVLALQFLTRLPLPAVRAGEADFAGAILWFPLAGAAVGGAVALGWWLGLLSGDGWIAALAGLAAWTAVTGALHLDGLGDVADGAGAAHKSAGADRERISAVMADPHVGSFAVVAIVLQLAAKLVLLHALRPGQVWALLLVPVLARMAPLAWTLLLVPLHEGLGSLFRKAVQWRHVILWGGAALVLALAVAPPLLALFAAVPLWAWWLRSRIGGISGDGHGAGIEVTETALLAALVLIR from the coding sequence ATCCGCCGTATCGTCCTGGCGCTGCAGTTCCTCACCCGGCTGCCGCTGCCCGCGGTTCGCGCGGGCGAGGCGGACTTTGCCGGAGCCATCCTGTGGTTTCCGCTGGCAGGCGCGGCGGTCGGCGGGGCGGTGGCGCTCGGCTGGTGGCTGGGCCTGCTCTCGGGCGATGGCTGGATTGCCGCGCTGGCCGGACTGGCGGCGTGGACGGCGGTGACCGGCGCGCTCCATCTCGACGGGCTCGGCGATGTCGCCGACGGCGCCGGGGCCGCCCACAAGAGCGCCGGGGCAGACCGGGAGCGGATCTCGGCGGTCATGGCGGATCCGCATGTGGGCAGCTTTGCGGTGGTGGCCATCGTCCTGCAGCTCGCCGCGAAGCTGGTGCTGCTTCATGCGCTGCGGCCGGGGCAGGTCTGGGCCCTGTTGCTGGTGCCGGTGCTGGCGCGCATGGCGCCGCTTGCCTGGACGCTGCTGCTGGTGCCGCTGCACGAGGGGCTCGGCAGCCTGTTCCGCAAGGCCGTGCAATGGCGGCACGTCATCCTCTGGGGCGGGGCGGCGCTGGTGCTGGCGCTGGCCGTAGCGCCGCCGCTCCTGGCGCTGTTTGCCGCGGTGCCGCTCTGGGCATGGTGGCTGCGCAGCCGGATCGGCGGCATTTCGGGCGACGGCCACGGCGCCGGTATCGAAGTGACCGAGACCGCGCTGCTCGCCGCGCTGGTGCTGATCCGGTGA
- the nagE gene encoding N-acetylglucosamine-specific PTS transporter subunit IIBC: MTLSLQSLQPLGRALMLPIAVLPIAGLLLRLGQPDLLDLPFVAAAGAAIFDNLGLLFALGIAVGIARDANGAAGLAGLVCFLVASKGAETLLVVPHDVAAGLAADAWRAKAIAKLAVPIGIVSGLTAGAFYNRYAAIRLPEYLAFFGGRRFVPILSGLAGLLLAAVVGYGFAPITGGMDMVSGGVVHAGVLGLFAYGVLNRMLIVTGLHHVINNVAWFIIGDFHGTTGDLNRFFAGDPAAGSFMSGFFPVMMFGLPAACLAMYHAARPERRKAVGGMFLSMALTAFLTGVTEPIEFTFMFLAPLLYAMHTVMTGVAMALMDLLGVKLGFGFSAGLLDYVLNYSKATHPLLLLPVGAAYALLYYASFRWAIVRFDIRTPGREDEPVGEDPGAIAPAEGARGAAFVAALGGKGNLAEIGACTTRLRLRLHDSDAVDEPRLRALGARGLIRPAPGALQVVVGPIADDVASEMREAAGPLRGATEAAAAEGKSAGAAAAAAAAAPTAAIDAAPWLAALGGKGNVTAAGAASSRVWIDLADAAAIDEAALKRLGARMVLHGASGVQLIVGPLAPELATGLSEAA; this comes from the coding sequence ATGACGCTCTCGCTGCAATCGCTCCAGCCGCTGGGCCGTGCGCTGATGCTGCCGATCGCGGTGCTGCCGATCGCCGGTCTGCTGCTGCGGCTCGGCCAGCCGGACCTGCTCGACCTGCCGTTCGTGGCCGCGGCAGGGGCGGCGATCTTCGACAATCTTGGACTGCTCTTCGCGCTCGGCATTGCGGTCGGCATCGCCCGCGATGCCAATGGCGCGGCGGGGCTGGCGGGGCTGGTCTGCTTCCTGGTCGCCAGCAAGGGCGCCGAAACCTTGCTGGTGGTGCCGCATGACGTGGCCGCCGGGCTCGCCGCGGATGCCTGGCGGGCCAAGGCCATCGCCAAGCTGGCGGTCCCGATCGGCATCGTCTCCGGGCTTACCGCAGGCGCCTTCTACAACCGCTATGCCGCGATCCGCCTGCCCGAATACCTCGCCTTTTTCGGCGGCCGCCGCTTCGTGCCGATCCTCTCGGGGCTGGCCGGGCTGTTGCTGGCGGCCGTGGTCGGATACGGTTTTGCGCCGATCACCGGCGGCATGGACATGGTCAGTGGCGGCGTTGTCCATGCAGGCGTGCTGGGGCTGTTTGCCTATGGCGTGCTCAACCGCATGCTGATCGTCACCGGCCTGCACCACGTGATCAACAACGTGGCCTGGTTCATCATCGGCGATTTCCACGGCACCACCGGTGATCTCAACCGCTTTTTCGCGGGCGATCCCGCGGCCGGCAGCTTCATGTCGGGCTTTTTCCCGGTGATGATGTTCGGCCTGCCCGCCGCCTGCCTTGCGATGTACCACGCGGCGCGGCCCGAGCGGCGCAAGGCGGTGGGCGGCATGTTCCTGTCGATGGCGCTGACCGCCTTCCTGACCGGCGTGACCGAGCCGATCGAGTTCACCTTCATGTTCCTCGCCCCGCTGCTCTATGCGATGCACACGGTGATGACCGGCGTGGCCATGGCGCTGATGGACCTGCTCGGCGTCAAGCTCGGCTTCGGCTTCTCGGCGGGGCTGCTCGACTATGTGCTGAACTACTCCAAGGCCACCCATCCGCTGTTGCTGCTGCCGGTGGGGGCGGCCTATGCGCTGCTCTATTACGCTTCGTTCCGCTGGGCGATCGTGCGCTTCGACATCAGGACACCGGGGCGCGAGGACGAGCCGGTGGGCGAGGATCCGGGGGCGATCGCCCCTGCCGAGGGCGCGCGCGGGGCGGCCTTCGTGGCGGCGCTGGGCGGCAAGGGCAACCTCGCCGAGATCGGCGCCTGCACCACCCGCCTGCGCCTGCGCCTGCATGACAGCGATGCCGTGGACGAGCCGCGCCTCAGGGCACTTGGCGCGCGCGGGCTGATCCGCCCGGCGCCGGGCGCGCTGCAGGTCGTGGTCGGCCCGATCGCCGACGACGTGGCAAGCGAGATGCGCGAGGCGGCAGGGCCGCTGCGGGGAGCTACCGAGGCGGCTGCGGCGGAGGGCAAGTCGGCGGGGGCAGCGGCGGCGGCAGCGGCAGCGGCGCCGACGGCCGCAATCGATGCCGCGCCCTGGCTGGCGGCGCTGGGCGGCAAGGGCAATGTCACGGCGGCAGGCGCGGCTTCAAGCCGGGTCTGGATCGACCTCGCCGACGCGGCAGCGATCGACGAGGCCGCGTTGAAGAGGCTTGGCGCGCGCATGGTGCTGCACGGGGCCAGCGGTGTTCAGTTGATCGTCGGTCCCTTGGCGCCGGAACTGGCTACGGGGCTGTCGGAGGCGGCATAA
- the cobT gene encoding nicotinate-nucleotide--dimethylbenzimidazole phosphoribosyltransferase: MSMPTASAAPPMFAGRAAFAAALAGLPVPDDAALEAARGRQASLTKPAGSLGRLEEIAVFMAGWQGRELPQAERIQAVIFAGNHGVAARGVSAYPPEVTRQMVANFENGGAAINALTAACGAELAVVPIDLDRPTGDITVEPALSEGECLAALNIGAAAVRPGSDLLFVGEMGIGNTTPAAALCAKVFGGAAQDWTGRGTGLDDDGLARKAAAVAAALACHDGAPRDAFETLRRLGGREIAAMAGAVLAARHYRVPVLLDGFICCAAVAPLMADNGAALDHCLAAHCSAEAGHVRLLDRLGLDPLLHLGMRLGEGSGAAVAAQIVRSALAAHAGMATFAEALVAGKATA, encoded by the coding sequence ATGAGCATGCCCACTGCCTCGGCTGCCCCCCCGATGTTTGCCGGCCGCGCCGCCTTTGCCGCCGCGCTGGCCGGTCTTCCCGTCCCCGATGATGCCGCGCTGGAGGCGGCGCGCGGGCGCCAGGCCAGCCTCACCAAGCCCGCCGGTTCGCTCGGGCGGCTGGAGGAGATCGCGGTGTTCATGGCCGGCTGGCAGGGCCGGGAACTTCCGCAAGCCGAGCGTATCCAGGCGGTGATCTTTGCCGGCAACCACGGCGTTGCCGCGCGCGGGGTGAGCGCCTATCCGCCCGAAGTCACCCGCCAGATGGTCGCCAATTTCGAGAACGGCGGCGCCGCGATCAATGCGCTGACCGCCGCCTGCGGTGCCGAGCTTGCGGTTGTTCCCATCGATCTCGACCGGCCGACCGGCGACATCACCGTGGAGCCGGCCTTGAGCGAGGGCGAGTGCCTGGCCGCGCTCAACATCGGCGCGGCGGCCGTGCGTCCCGGCAGCGACCTGTTGTTCGTGGGCGAGATGGGCATCGGCAATACCACGCCGGCCGCCGCGCTTTGCGCCAAGGTCTTCGGCGGTGCGGCGCAGGACTGGACCGGGCGGGGCACCGGACTCGACGATGACGGCCTTGCCCGCAAGGCGGCGGCGGTGGCGGCGGCGCTGGCGTGCCATGACGGTGCGCCGCGCGATGCCTTCGAGACGCTGCGCCGCCTCGGCGGACGCGAGATCGCGGCGATGGCAGGGGCCGTGCTGGCCGCGCGCCATTACCGCGTGCCGGTGCTGCTCGACGGGTTCATCTGCTGCGCCGCCGTGGCGCCGCTCATGGCCGACAATGGCGCGGCGCTCGACCACTGCCTGGCCGCCCATTGCTCGGCCGAGGCGGGGCACGTGCGGCTGCTGGACAGGCTCGGGCTGGATCCGCTGCTGCATCTCGGCATGCGGCTGGGCGAGGGATCGGGCGCGGCGGTGGCGGCGCAGATCGTGCGTTCGGCGCTGGCCGCCCATGCCGGCATGGCGACCTTTGCCGAAGCTCTGGTCGCCGGAAAGGCGACAGCATGA
- a CDS encoding cobyrinate a,c-diamide synthase yields the protein MPANTASCPALLIAAPASGQGKTLVTAALARRHARAGRRVRVFKCGPDFLDPMIHEVASGAPVHQLDLFMVGEEECRRLLHAAAQEADLILVEGVMGLYDGDPSAADLARRFGLPVMAVIDGSSMAQTFGALVHGLATYQPGLDLTAVLANRVGSARHAQLLEQGMPRGVRWLGSLGRDPAIGLPSRHLGLVQAGEIADLAERLDRAADLLPETALWLPEPVAFAAPAPAQPLPSLAGTTVAIARDAAFAFLYPANLAFLERAGARLAFFSPLADRALPECDAVWLPGGYPELHLARLAANTPMLAAIRAHHAAGKPILAECGGMLYACETLEDAEQNRAELLGLLPGRARMQSRLAALGMQEAILDGHRLRGHTFHYSTLETALAPLAQARTPDGRAGERLFRCGSLTASYMHLYFVSAPVLIAALFGRSARTGG from the coding sequence ATGCCGGCCAACACCGCCTCCTGCCCCGCCCTGCTGATCGCCGCCCCTGCCTCGGGACAGGGCAAGACGCTGGTCACCGCCGCGCTCGCCCGCCGCCATGCCCGCGCGGGCAGGCGGGTGCGGGTGTTCAAGTGCGGGCCCGATTTCCTCGACCCGATGATCCACGAAGTCGCCAGCGGCGCGCCGGTGCACCAGCTCGACCTGTTCATGGTCGGCGAGGAGGAATGCCGCCGCCTGCTGCACGCCGCCGCGCAGGAAGCCGACCTCATCCTCGTCGAAGGAGTCATGGGCCTCTACGACGGCGATCCCTCGGCCGCCGACCTCGCCCGGCGCTTCGGCCTGCCGGTCATGGCGGTGATCGACGGCTCGTCGATGGCGCAGACCTTCGGCGCACTGGTCCACGGCCTGGCGACCTACCAGCCCGGCCTCGACCTGACGGCCGTGCTCGCCAATCGGGTCGGCAGCGCCCGCCACGCGCAGCTGCTGGAGCAGGGCATGCCGCGGGGCGTGCGCTGGCTCGGCAGCCTGGGCCGCGACCCTGCGATCGGCCTGCCCTCGCGCCACCTCGGACTGGTGCAGGCGGGCGAAATCGCCGATCTTGCCGAACGGCTGGACCGCGCGGCGGATCTCCTGCCCGAAACCGCGCTCTGGCTGCCGGAGCCGGTCGCCTTTGCCGCGCCCGCCCCGGCGCAGCCGCTGCCCTCGCTGGCGGGGACCACCGTGGCCATCGCCCGGGACGCGGCCTTTGCCTTCCTCTACCCCGCCAACCTCGCCTTCCTCGAACGCGCGGGGGCGCGGCTGGCGTTTTTCTCGCCGCTGGCCGACCGCGCTCTGCCCGAATGCGACGCCGTCTGGCTGCCGGGCGGCTATCCCGAACTCCACCTCGCCCGCCTTGCCGCAAACACCCCGATGCTGGCGGCGATCCGCGCCCATCACGCGGCAGGCAAGCCGATCCTGGCCGAGTGCGGAGGCATGCTCTACGCTTGCGAGACGCTGGAAGACGCCGAGCAAAACCGCGCCGAACTGCTCGGCCTGCTGCCCGGCCGCGCACGCATGCAGTCGCGCCTTGCCGCGCTCGGCATGCAGGAGGCGATTCTGGACGGACACCGCCTGCGCGGGCACACCTTCCACTATTCCACGCTCGAAACCGCGCTCGCGCCGCTGGCCCAGGCCCGCACCCCTGACGGCCGAGCCGGCGAGCGGCTGTTCCGCTGCGGTTCACTTACCGCCAGCTACATGCATCTCTACTTTGTCTCGGCTCCGGTACTGATTGCTGCATTGTTCGGCAGGAGTGCGCGGACCGGAGGGTAA
- a CDS encoding threonine-phosphate decarboxylase yields the protein MDHFLHHGGRLAEAARLFGGAAEDWLDLSTGLNPAPWPVPQAFAPDWHALPDPAALAALEAVAARHFGADPALCCAVPGSEAALRLLARILDLPGRAPVPSYRSHVEAFAVSCPVRFGEVAAAAETCVIANPGNPDGVLHSPEALCGWADRIAGRGGWLIVDEAFGDCAPQASLVAAVRPEGRLIVLRSFGKFFGLAGVRLGFVLAPPPILAKLRAAMGSWPLHAGALAIGTAAYGDAAWIAATRAELPGRAAALDAVLARHGLVAEGACPLFRLVTGCRAAELFERLARARILVRPFAEFPGWLRFGVPADPAALARLDRALHNG from the coding sequence ATCGACCATTTCCTCCACCACGGCGGCCGCCTGGCCGAGGCCGCGCGGCTGTTCGGCGGCGCTGCCGAGGACTGGCTGGACCTCTCGACCGGGCTCAATCCCGCGCCGTGGCCGGTGCCGCAGGCGTTCGCTCCGGACTGGCACGCCTTGCCCGATCCTGCTGCGCTCGCCGCGCTCGAAGCGGTGGCGGCGCGGCATTTCGGGGCCGATCCGGCGCTGTGCTGTGCGGTGCCGGGCAGCGAGGCGGCGCTGCGGCTGCTGGCGCGAATCCTCGATCTGCCGGGGCGGGCGCCGGTGCCGAGCTACCGCAGCCATGTCGAGGCCTTCGCAGTGTCTTGTCCCGTCCGGTTTGGCGAGGTCGCGGCGGCGGCGGAAACCTGTGTCATCGCCAATCCGGGCAATCCCGATGGCGTATTGCACTCGCCCGAGGCGCTGTGCGGCTGGGCGGACCGGATCGCCGGGCGTGGCGGCTGGCTGATCGTCGACGAGGCCTTTGGCGACTGCGCGCCGCAAGCCAGCCTTGTTGCGGCAGTGCGGCCCGAGGGCAGGTTGATCGTGCTGCGTTCCTTCGGCAAGTTTTTCGGCCTGGCCGGGGTGCGGCTGGGTTTTGTGCTGGCACCGCCGCCGATCCTGGCGAAGCTGCGCGCGGCAATGGGCAGCTGGCCGCTCCACGCAGGCGCGCTGGCGATCGGCACGGCGGCTTATGGCGATGCGGCCTGGATCGCGGCAACGCGCGCCGAGTTGCCGGGGCGCGCCGCCGCGCTCGATGCCGTGCTGGCGCGCCATGGGCTGGTGGCAGAGGGCGCCTGTCCGCTGTTCCGGCTCGTCACCGGCTGCCGCGCGGCCGAGCTGTTCGAACGCCTTGCCCGCGCCCGCATCCTGGTGCGGCCTTTCGCCGAGTTCCCCGGTTGGCTGCGCTTCGGCGTGCCTGCCGACCCTGCCGCCCTGGCGCGGTTGGATCGGGCCCTGCACAATGGCTGA
- the cbiB gene encoding adenosylcobinamide-phosphate synthase CbiB yields the protein MAEPTILAAMALEGALGWPSSLHARIGHPVGLFARIITGCERALNRPARPDWQRRLAGLAAMLALIGMAACMSALAVLGVRALAGHWAWAVLALLAWPALAARSLDDHVSPVLAALEAGDLVAARRRVGMIVGRETRELDEAGVARAAIESLAESFCDGVAAPLFWLVLGGLPGVWAYKAINTADSLIGHPEEPLRAYGWAAARIDDLVNLIPARLAGLLLCLVGGGGWGTMLRDHALHASPNAGWPEAAMAGVLGVRLAGPVRYDGVTAEKPWIGREGGEAGAADLRRALGVYRRACAVLASGALILGIAGSAWQV from the coding sequence ATGGCTGAGCCGACGATCCTCGCCGCCATGGCGCTCGAGGGCGCGCTGGGCTGGCCGTCCAGCCTCCATGCCCGTATCGGCCATCCGGTCGGGCTTTTTGCGAGGATCATCACCGGCTGCGAGCGGGCGCTCAACCGCCCTGCCCGGCCGGATTGGCAGCGGCGGCTGGCGGGCCTTGCGGCGATGCTGGCGCTGATCGGTATGGCGGCCTGCATGAGCGCGCTGGCGGTCCTCGGTGTCCGCGCGCTGGCGGGCCATTGGGCCTGGGCGGTGCTGGCGCTGCTGGCCTGGCCGGCGCTGGCCGCACGCAGCCTCGACGATCACGTGTCCCCGGTGCTGGCGGCGCTGGAGGCGGGCGACCTGGTCGCCGCGCGCCGCCGCGTCGGCATGATCGTCGGGCGCGAGACGCGGGAACTCGACGAGGCCGGGGTGGCCCGCGCCGCGATCGAGAGCCTTGCCGAGAGTTTTTGCGACGGTGTCGCAGCGCCGCTGTTCTGGCTTGTGCTGGGCGGCCTGCCCGGCGTCTGGGCCTACAAGGCGATCAACACGGCGGACAGCCTGATCGGCCATCCCGAGGAGCCGCTGCGCGCTTATGGCTGGGCGGCGGCGCGGATTGACGATCTGGTCAACCTGATCCCGGCGCGGCTGGCGGGGCTGCTGCTCTGCCTGGTTGGCGGGGGCGGCTGGGGCACCATGCTGCGCGACCATGCGCTGCATGCCTCGCCCAATGCCGGATGGCCCGAGGCGGCGATGGCAGGCGTGCTCGGCGTGAGGCTGGCGGGGCCGGTGCGGTACGACGGTGTAACGGCCGAAAAGCCGTGGATCGGCCGGGAGGGCGGCGAGGCGGGGGCCGCTGACTTGCGGCGGGCGCTGGGCGTCTATCGGCGCGCCTGCGCGGTGCTGGCATCAGGGGCATTGATCTTGGGAATCGCGGGGAGCGCATGGCAGGTTTGA
- a CDS encoding histidine phosphatase family protein produces MNGILVHLMRHGAPREPGLMLGHRDDPPTPAGVARCMLRAEHLAFAQVLSSDLARAKVPARQIAHARGATHRADRRWRELDFGDWDGLSPHDLDPSLQAAFWDDPDLCAPPRGERWSQLCLRVNEALCGISRDTLVVTHGGAMRAALAVLFGFDHRQIWAFEFAYCAVLSLRLWPDGEGRISAAQIVALDGGRS; encoded by the coding sequence ATGAACGGCATCCTTGTCCACCTGATGCGCCACGGCGCCCCGCGCGAACCGGGGCTCATGCTGGGGCACCGCGACGATCCGCCGACCCCGGCGGGCGTGGCGCGCTGCATGCTGCGCGCCGAACACCTGGCATTCGCGCAAGTCCTCTCGTCCGATCTGGCGCGGGCGAAAGTCCCCGCGCGGCAGATCGCGCATGCCCGCGGGGCGACGCACCGGGCCGACCGGCGCTGGCGCGAACTCGATTTCGGCGACTGGGACGGGCTTTCGCCGCACGACCTCGACCCTTCGTTGCAGGCCGCCTTCTGGGACGATCCCGATCTCTGCGCGCCGCCGCGCGGGGAACGCTGGTCGCAGCTGTGCCTGCGGGTCAACGAGGCCCTGTGCGGGATCTCCCGCGACACCCTCGTGGTCACCCACGGCGGGGCCATGCGGGCGGCGCTGGCGGTGCTGTTCGGTTTTGATCACCGCCAGATATGGGCGTTCGAATTTGCCTATTGCGCGGTGCTGAGCCTGCGCCTCTGGCCCGATGGCGAAGGGCGGATCTCCGCTGCGCAGATCGTTGCGCTGGATGGCGGCCGCTCATGA
- a CDS encoding DUF1636 domain-containing protein, translating into MLTPVEPGPSVVVCNTCRLSADAREDGQGRRGGALLAEVMRALQADDPALQAVAVQEMACLFACQRHCTVHIRAPGKLGYVLGDFEPGEEAARAILDYALRHGESAEGQVPYRQWPEGVKGHFITRTPPEGFLPA; encoded by the coding sequence ATGCTGACCCCGGTCGAGCCCGGCCCTTCGGTGGTCGTCTGCAACACCTGCCGCCTTTCGGCCGATGCGCGCGAGGACGGGCAAGGGCGGCGCGGCGGCGCGCTGCTGGCCGAGGTGATGCGGGCGCTCCAGGCCGATGATCCCGCCCTGCAGGCGGTCGCGGTGCAGGAGATGGCCTGCCTGTTCGCCTGCCAGCGCCATTGCACCGTGCACATCCGCGCGCCGGGCAAGCTGGGCTACGTGCTGGGCGATTTCGAGCCCGGCGAGGAGGCTGCCCGCGCGATTCTCGACTATGCCTTGCGTCATGGTGAAAGCGCCGAAGGGCAGGTACCCTATCGCCAGTGGCCGGAAGGCGTGAAAGGCCATTTCATCACCCGCACTCCCCCTGAAGGGTTCCTGCCCGCATGA
- a CDS encoding sulfotransferase, giving the protein MAADLQTISAAREALSSGDVARAEALALAARAEPALALDAIEVLALAAKARGAGERYENLLREAAVLAPERTWPRNDLAEWLHDTGRLHDAEAVLRRTIADQPGNPDAQMRLGTMLSEREELVEGAEHLQAAIRIVGPHPQLLANLGRNLQRQGRLEEAAPLLAEAVRAMPDALPPLAWLAELEEQAGRFERACAVLSRAEALALRQGSDVTLQRVTLLSRTEEWPMGLAMLEAETPPSGAALLLRGRLRDRAGRKTEAWDDFTAGKAALARAASRSYPARAVGELVRQWQDVFTADRFAQFLPAERRKGVPQPVFILGFPRSGTSLIEQVLASHSRVRAGGELPFGRELAEQAHARTQGAFPRDPDGVSEALRDTLGTLLRDHYLARAERYGLLEEGADFFTDKLPLNALYLPLLQLAFPQSPVIAVRRDPRDVMVSAMSHDFTHGFACGYRLEDLALHYARMDALTEHWLEELPVPAHELRYERFVADQEEETADLMAWLGLDAEPRQLAFHTLPRHAPTPSHAPVREPLNRRSIGRWKGYAKELAPVLAVLTEAIERGGYAASDSPVASSGAKGPTIN; this is encoded by the coding sequence ATGGCCGCCGATTTGCAGACCATTTCCGCCGCGCGTGAGGCGCTTTCCTCGGGCGATGTCGCGCGCGCCGAAGCCCTGGCGCTCGCCGCGCGCGCCGAACCCGCGCTCGCGCTGGATGCGATCGAGGTGCTGGCTCTCGCCGCCAAGGCCCGCGGCGCGGGCGAGCGCTATGAAAACCTGCTGCGCGAGGCGGCGGTTCTCGCGCCCGAGCGCACGTGGCCGCGCAACGACCTCGCCGAATGGCTGCACGATACCGGCCGCCTTCACGACGCGGAAGCGGTCTTGCGCCGGACCATCGCCGACCAGCCCGGCAATCCCGACGCCCAGATGCGCCTCGGCACCATGCTGAGCGAGCGCGAGGAACTGGTCGAAGGTGCCGAGCATCTGCAGGCCGCGATCCGTATCGTCGGCCCCCATCCGCAACTGCTTGCCAATCTCGGCCGCAATCTCCAGCGGCAGGGACGCCTGGAGGAAGCCGCCCCGCTGCTGGCCGAAGCGGTTCGTGCCATGCCCGACGCCCTGCCCCCGCTGGCCTGGCTGGCCGAGCTGGAGGAACAGGCCGGCCGGTTCGAGCGGGCCTGTGCCGTGCTGTCCCGCGCCGAGGCGCTCGCGCTGCGCCAGGGCAGCGATGTCACCCTGCAGCGCGTCACCCTGCTGTCGCGGACCGAGGAATGGCCCATGGGGCTCGCCATGCTGGAGGCGGAAACCCCGCCTTCGGGCGCCGCCCTGCTGCTGCGCGGCCGCCTGCGCGACCGGGCCGGCCGCAAGACTGAGGCCTGGGATGACTTCACCGCCGGCAAGGCCGCGCTCGCACGGGCCGCCAGCCGCAGCTATCCGGCCCGCGCGGTGGGCGAACTGGTGCGGCAGTGGCAGGACGTCTTCACCGCCGACCGCTTTGCCCAATTCCTGCCTGCCGAGCGCCGCAAGGGCGTGCCGCAACCGGTGTTTATCCTCGGCTTCCCGCGCTCGGGCACGAGCCTCATCGAACAGGTACTGGCGAGCCATTCGCGCGTGCGCGCGGGCGGCGAGCTGCCGTTCGGGCGCGAACTGGCGGAACAGGCCCATGCACGCACCCAGGGCGCCTTCCCGCGCGATCCCGATGGCGTGAGCGAGGCCCTGCGCGACACGCTGGGCACGCTCCTGCGCGATCATTACCTCGCCCGCGCCGAACGCTACGGCCTTCTCGAAGAGGGCGCGGACTTCTTCACCGACAAGCTGCCGCTCAACGCGCTCTACCTGCCGCTGCTGCAACTGGCCTTCCCGCAGTCACCGGTGATCGCCGTGCGCCGCGATCCGCGCGACGTGATGGTCTCGGCGATGAGCCACGATTTCACCCACGGCTTCGCCTGCGGCTACCGGCTCGAGGACCTCGCGCTCCACTATGCCCGCATGGACGCACTGACCGAGCACTGGCTGGAGGAACTGCCGGTGCCCGCGCACGAACTGCGTTACGAGCGGTTTGTCGCCGACCAGGAAGAGGAAACCGCGGACCTGATGGCCTGGCTCGGGCTGGATGCCGAACCACGGCAACTGGCCTTCCACACCCTGCCCCGCCATGCGCCGACGCCCAGCCATGCGCCCGTGCGCGAGCCGCTCAACCGCCGCTCGATCGGACGCTGGAAAGGGTATGCCAAGGAACTCGCCCCGGTGCTCGCCGTGCTTACCGAGGCTATCGAACGCGGCGGTTATGCCGCCTCCGACAGCCCCGTAGCCAGTTCCGGCGCCAAGGGACCGACGATCAACTGA